The following is a genomic window from Pyxidicoccus trucidator.
CCGGGGGATGCCGGACACCGGGAGCTTGCCGCGCGTACGCCGCAGGGCCTCGGCGAAGGTCGCATGCAGGGACTCCACCTCGGGCAGCACCACCAGGCACGAGCTGAAGGCCGTCGAGGGCTCCAGGCCCTTGAGGGTGAAGAAGTGCAGCTCGAAGCCCCCTCGGCGCACCACCGCGTACGGGTTGGGCGAGGTCTGCTGGTAGGTCACCTCGAAGCCCAGGGCCCGGTAGAACTCCAGCGTCTCGCCCAGCGAGACACAGGGCAGGAGGGGAATCGTCGACTCGCCACTCATCGCGCACCTCCAGCATGCTCTTCCAGTTGCCGCCGCGCCTCGCGCAGCCCGTCCACCGCCGCCCGCAGGGCCCGCGCGTCCAGCTTCGCGGCGAGCTGGTTGGCCCAGGCCGCCTGGCGCGCCTCGACCTTGCGGAGCGCCTCTCGCCCCCGGTCCGTCAGCGCGATGAGCTTCGCGCGGCGATGGTGCGGGTTCTCCCGGTACTCGATGAAGCCATCCCGCTCCAGCGCGTCGGCCGTCTGCTGCACGCTCTGACGCGCAAGCCCCATGACGCGGGCGACATTCGCGACGGGCGCCGGCTCGTGGTCCACCACGCCGAGCACCTGCCAGCGGGCGCTGCTCAGTCCCAGGGACTCCGTCAGGGCGTCGCCCGCCTCCAGCGCCAGGCCGTTGACGCGGAAGACCTCCACCACCAGCTCCGTGAAGACCTCTCCTGCCGCCGTGAGCTTCGCCATGGGCAGTGGTATGTCAATTGGA
Proteins encoded in this region:
- a CDS encoding MarR family winged helix-turn-helix transcriptional regulator, which produces MAKLTAAGEVFTELVVEVFRVNGLALEAGDALTESLGLSSARWQVLGVVDHEPAPVANVARVMGLARQSVQQTADALERDGFIEYRENPHHRRAKLIALTDRGREALRKVEARQAAWANQLAAKLDARALRAAVDGLREARRQLEEHAGGAR